Genomic window (Nicotiana sylvestris chromosome 7, ASM39365v2, whole genome shotgun sequence):
GATTCAGACTTAATGTTAGCTATTCAAAGATGAATAGGGTTAAGAGAATGGTCTTAGAGAAGTTGGAGGGTGGCTACATTGATGACTATAATAGGTTAGAGGCCTATGCTCAAGAGTTGAGGGATAGTAACCCTGGTACAGATGTGGAAGAGGGAAAGAGGATATTTCTTAGAATGTATATATGCTTCCAAGCTTTGAAAAGTGGATGGAAAGCAGGTTTGAGGCCTCTAATAGGTCTGGATAGCACATTTCTAAACAGAAAATGCAAAGGAATTTTGCTAGTAGCAATGGCACAAGATTCTGCCAAACACTTTTATCCACTTGCTTGGGCAGTGGTTGATAGAGAAACAGGTAGAACTTGGAAGTGGTTTCTGGGGCTGCTGAGATCTTCCTTAGAGCTGGGAGATGATGAAGGAGTGACATTCATTTCATACAAGAAAAAGGTAATATCATTAACAAATCACAGTTATGTTTTTCACTATTTGTTTACTTTAACTACTAAATGCCttctttgtttgttttgattgttgcaGGGTTTGATTGATGTTGTTGCAACTTTGGTTCCTAAATCACATCATAGATGGTGTGTTAGGCACATAGAAGCTAATTGGAGGGGTGTAGAAATGAAAATGTTGTTATGGTGGTGTGCTTGGAGCTCTTATGATGAAGAGTTCAAGGATCAATTGAGGACCCTAGAGACTATTTCTGAACAAGCTGCTAAAGACCTAATTTGGTACCCTCCACAAAACTGGTGTAGGGCTTATTTTGACACAACATGCAAGAATCAGATGGTTGATAACAACTTCACAGAATCCTTCAACAAATAGATTCTAGAGGCAAGACACAAACCAATAATCAAGATGTTAGAAGATATTAGAGTCAAGGTAAATTACTGTTTTAGTAGTTTATGTAACTAACTGATTTTATGTACTGTTATAGTGGTAAATTACTGTTATAGTGGTAACTAACTGTTACTGTTATGTACTGTTATAGTGTAAATTACTTTTATACTGTTATAGTGGTAAATTACTGTTATAGTGGTAACTAACTGGTTTAGTGGTAAATTACTGTTATAGTGTTTGATTATTGGTTTTCCCTTGTatgaaaagtaatgaaaatgttaAAAGATCATGAAGATGAATGTAGGACTTGGAGAGATGAATTCAGTCCATATGCCATGGAGTTATTGGGTGATTTCAGAGAAATTGCACAAGGGtgtga
Coding sequences:
- the LOC104210242 gene encoding uncharacterized protein, with amino-acid sequence MSFKDLAEAKRVVGYYAVANRKGLKVKKSEKSRVRYKCDIGCPFVCFISKDNRDQGFKIKTLNIKHECGPAFQNRRATPNALAHYFKNKVQNNPKYKVKDMRVDLEDRFRLNVSYSKMNRVKRMVLEKLEGGYIDDYNRLEAYAQELRDSNPGTDVEEGKRIFLRMYICFQALKSGWKAGLRPLIGLDSTFLNRKCKGILLVAMAQDSAKHFYPLAWAVVDRETGRTWKWFLGLLRSSLELGDDEGVTFISYKKKGLIDVVATLVPKSHHRWCVRHIEANWRGVEMKMLLWWCAWSSYDEEFKDQLRTLETISEQAAKDLIWYPPQNWCRAYFDTTCKNQMVDNNFTESFNK